Proteins encoded together in one Camelina sativa cultivar DH55 chromosome 9, Cs, whole genome shotgun sequence window:
- the LOC109126221 gene encoding uncharacterized protein LOC109126221 — protein MAGFPGFSYLGPKSKNTVVAGGLTAFVFGVYFYTMRAVGGTDELQVAIDKFEGQKPVETDTKVPSKV, from the coding sequence ATGGCTGGATTTCCAGGTTTTAGTTACCTTGGTCCAAAAAGCAAGAACACGGTTGTAGCGGGAGGATTAACggcttttgtttttggggtaTACTTCTACACAATGAGGGCTGTTGGTGGCACGGACGAACTTCAGGTGGCTATTGACAAGTTCGAAGGCCAAAAACCAGTTGAGACTGACACCAAGGTTCCATCTAAAGTCTAA